A stretch of DNA from Romeriopsis navalis LEGE 11480:
GTATTTATCTAGTGCACCTGACCCTCAACCAGCCTTTGCCTCTAAGCGTCAACAAAAACGCCCTGATGAACGTGAATTTACCGTCCTCACGCGCATTCCAGCTTAAGTCTTTTGTCAATCAACCAGGGCATTTGGCCAGAAAATGGACGGCCACAAGATTACTGGGCGATCAGGTTTGTGGATGGCCCGAGTGATTTGATAGTGCAGGATTGATGGGATATGGATTGACGGAAAACGTCGCACTATGCGAGGCCGCAAAAGTTGGGTTAATGGAGATTTTGTATGAGAGATTGTCCGATCGTTTGGATTATTGTTGGTGTGGCTGGATCGGGTAAAACGCGGATTGGACGCTTACTGGCGGAAAAATTGGAATGTGATTTTCTGGAGGGCGATCGGCGACATCCGGCGCTCAATATTGCCAAAATGCTGGCCCAAGCACCACTAACGGATGGTGATCGGACGGATTGGCTCGAAGCAATGGTGGCGGATGTGCAGCGAGCGGTGGATGGGCGCTATGAAACCGTGATGACTTGTTCGGCGTTGAAACTGGCGTATCGGAAAAAGCTGCGCCTGAACGATCGGGTGCAACTGGTGTGGATTCGGGTCTCTGAAGCCGAACTCCAACATCGCTTAACGCAGCGGGAATCGCATTATCTGTCGCCTCAGATGTTGCAGAGTCAGCTGGATACATTTGAGCCGATCGAATCCTCTGAACAAGCAATTGTGGTGGATGGGATGCAGGCGCCGAGGGAGATTGTGGATGATATTTTGGCTCAGGTGCAACGCCAATGTCCGTCGATCGCGCAGCCGTGGTGGGAGCGTTGAGGATCAAAGGATTAATCGTTCTGATTTCAGTGATCCCAAAGGAAATCTTTAGGTTGTGGTTGTTTGACGGCTGGTCGTCCACACAACTGTGATGAATCTCTGTTACCACTTAGATCAAGTAAGCCTGACGTTCTTTGCATTTTCTGGGGCAAGTCTATGGAATTCCTGTCGGATGCAGTTGTCTTGTCGCGGATGCAGTTTGCATTAACCGCAATTTTTCATATGCTGTGGCCGGTGCTCACGACGGGCATGGCGATTTATTTGGTGATTGTGGAAGGGCTGTGGGTCAAGACCCGGAAGCCGGAGTACTACCACCATGCGCGGTTTTGGTCGAAGCTGTATGTGTTGAATTTTGGAATTGGGGTGGCCTCGGGGCTGCCAATGGAGTTTCAGTTCGGAACGAATTGGGCCCCATTTTCGGAGGCGGTGGGTGACTTTTTCGGCAGCATTCTGGGCTTTGAGGCGTCGATGGCGTTCATGCTGGAGGCGGGGTTCCTGGGGATTATGCTGTTTGGCTGGTCGCGGGTGCCACCGATCGTCCATTACCTGGCGACGATTATGGTGGCGTTTGGGGCGAATCTCTCGACGTTTTGGATCTTGGTGGCAAATTCTTGGTTGCAAACACCAGCGGGTGGGGATTTTATTAATGGCAAGTTTGTCGTGGCGGATTACTTTCAGGCGATTCTGAATCCGTTCATGGTGAATAGTGTGTTGCATATGTTTTTTGCAACGCTGGAGACGTCGCTATTTGTGATTGGGGGAATTAGTGCTTGGTATATGCTGAAGCGGCGGCACACAGCGTTTTTTGCGATGTCGTTCAAGATTGTGCTGGCGGCGGCAATTGCGGTGACGCCGATCCAAATCGCGATCGGACACCTCAG
This window harbors:
- a CDS encoding gluconokinase; its protein translation is MRDCPIVWIIVGVAGSGKTRIGRLLAEKLECDFLEGDRRHPALNIAKMLAQAPLTDGDRTDWLEAMVADVQRAVDGRYETVMTCSALKLAYRKKLRLNDRVQLVWIRVSEAELQHRLTQRESHYLSPQMLQSQLDTFEPIESSEQAIVVDGMQAPREIVDDILAQVQRQCPSIAQPWWER
- a CDS encoding cytochrome ubiquinol oxidase subunit I produces the protein MEFLSDAVVLSRMQFALTAIFHMLWPVLTTGMAIYLVIVEGLWVKTRKPEYYHHARFWSKLYVLNFGIGVASGLPMEFQFGTNWAPFSEAVGDFFGSILGFEASMAFMLEAGFLGIMLFGWSRVPPIVHYLATIMVAFGANLSTFWILVANSWLQTPAGGDFINGKFVVADYFQAILNPFMVNSVLHMFFATLETSLFVIGGISAWYMLKRRHTAFFAMSFKIVLAAAIAVTPIQIAIGHLSAEQVRHYQPSKLAAMEAQWEDIPAGSTADWSLVSLPSNKTESNRFEIKVPQGLGYVLEFKSTLSEPIRGLKSWSQRDRPHAIGLIYYAFRIMSGIGFALAGLMLVSVVQWLRGKLVAGAIADQKWLLRGWLFAAPLGYIAVESGWIVRCVGRQPWTVYGELRTADMASNLPAGEILASLTGFAVLYSVLFVTTLYFASRIIVKGPNLELPIPAVALKPGVEIEPADHEPNRRPTEAQQ